GTCGATACGCTTTTCGCCTATAAAAAAATGCTTGGATAAATTTGAAATTTCTATCATTTTTCACCTCGCAAAAGGCTAAATTTAGCTATCAAAAGCAAAAACAGCCTATCTATGAGCACGCCGCAAATGCCTATCGTAAAAATGCCCACAAATATTCTATCCGCGCGTGAGAGCTCTTCTGCGTCAAGGATTAAGTAGCCTAGTCCGCTTGAAGCCGCTATCATCTCCGCTCCGATGATCGCGCGCATGGCGTAGCCAAAGCCTATTCGCATGCCGACAAAGATATCTTTTAGCGCGCTTTTTAAGATGATCTTGTAAAAAATTTCAAATTTGCTAAAGCCAAAAATTTTGCCAACCTCGATGAGCTTTATATCGCAGCTCGTTAGCCCCTTTTGGATACTTAGAAACATCGGGAAAAACGAGGCTAGGATGATGATAATAATCTTTGGCATCTCGTTTATGCCAAACCAAAGCACCAAAATGGCGATCAAACTAAGCGGCGGGATATTTCTAAAAAACTCCAGTATCCACTCGTAATAAACGCTGATCTTTGGCAAAAGTGCCGCTATACCGCCAAGCACGAGCGCCAAGGCAAACGAGAGAGCATATCCTGCAAATATGCGCTTAAAGCTGATAATGGTGTGCGTAGCAAGCTCGCCGCTTAGGCTCATGCTACACATCGTTTTTATCGTAGCTATCGGACTTGGCAAGATATATGGTGTGAAAATTTCTAGCTCGCAAACGACCTGCCAGATGGCAAAGATCGCTAGGATCAAAATGCTCTTTTTAAAAATTTCTTTCACAGCCCAT
This genomic stretch from Campylobacter concisus harbors:
- a CDS encoding ABC transporter permease — its product is MKEIFKKSILILAIFAIWQVVCELEIFTPYILPSPIATIKTMCSMSLSGELATHTIISFKRIFAGYALSFALALVLGGIAALLPKISVYYEWILEFFRNIPPLSLIAILVLWFGINEMPKIIIIILASFFPMFLSIQKGLTSCDIKLIEVGKIFGFSKFEIFYKIILKSALKDIFVGMRIGFGYAMRAIIGAEMIAASSGLGYLILDAEELSRADRIFVGIFTIGICGVLIDRLFLLLIAKFSLLRGEK